TTTAGTGTTTAGAGTTTATGGTTCCTTTTTCCCCCTTTAACAGTTTAATTTTATTAGCTCACCTTGAGATCACCTGCTCTTCTTCCAAACCCGTGCGTTAAGATGGCCAAAGAGTCGATCAATCCTTTCGGCTCCGGTGGCGGCCGACCGATGTCGGCAAAGGCCTCCTTGATACGGTGGCAATCGAATCTTTGGATGTTATGGCCTGCCCAAACCCTTCCTACAATAACCTCCAATGAATGTAACAGTTCTATTCAATTATCAATATAGTTTATAGTGTAGAGCAGCATCAATGTACCATTAAGGATTCCGAATATGCGGTCGGCGACCTCCTCAAACGCTGGAGCGGCAGCGACAGCATCGCGGGTGATGCCGCTGAACCGCTTTGGCGCGACGGTGGAGAGGTCACCCGGTCGTATCAGAGTGCAAAAGCTGTCCACCTCTCTTAGCTTGCGGGGGCAAACCAATATGGCTCCGAACTCCAACATCCACAATCTCCCGCCATCGCTGGCCGGCGCTGTTGTCTCGATGTCAAAGAAGACAATCATCTCTCCCATCTTTCAATAAATTCTCCTAACTTCAAAATTATCGATCTCTTTCTCCCCTCTTCTTGGCTAAAAGGGGTATTAATACTACATGTTATTACAAGAGGAATCTTTGATGTAGTTGGCTTTCTTTGGCTTGGAGTTCAAGTAGAAGGTCAAGAGGAAGAATACCTTGTCTTAGTTGGATGTGTTCAACTCCCCATCATCCAATTTCGAAAGCAAAGTAAAATATCGATATTTTAAAAATCAGATTGGAGGGCAAACCAAGTGTTGGTCTTGTGATTCGTATGTTAGCTGATAAACCGGTTGGTATATGATCCGGGGTTTCGAATACACTAGACGATACCTTGACGATTCCAGCTTTCTTTCTACAAAAGGTAGGTTGTAAGGACACAAGAGCAAAGCAATGTCTTTTGTTGAGCTTTGCTTGCCACAGAGGTCACTGTTGTATCTACCAATAAAACAAGAACATTTTATGTTTCTTAACTTGTCGGGATCGCGATTGCATTTTATACCGCTGTATGAGATTGGATAGTGTATAGATATTCAAATTCAGTGCCTCTAAACTAACACAAAAACCCACATAGTAGAATCTTCGAACCTTTTAGATCAAGAATAGTACAAGCATTCGAAATAACTCTACATGTGCAAAGACATAATAAAGTCGGAATGCTCCATTGGTGAGAAATCTTTAAATTCATTCATAGGCAACCCCTTCTTAATATTGCAAACTTGCTTAAACTACAACAAGTCTATTGGACCAAACATATCGACAAACCGAACAATGCTGAGGCCTCAATCAATTGAATCAAGTTGTTTATAATTGAATCGATCAATAGCTCAACGAGAAGTTCGGTAATAGAACTAGTTTCTGTTCCAAATACTTCCACTGATAGAACTTCGATTGTAGTAATCTTGATTGGAAATACTGATCACTGATGCAGGTCCAAAGCCAATGGCTGCCATGTTGCTCTGAAAATCGTCAAGATTCAGGTCCATAAACCAATCGTCCTCCTCTTTCACCTCTTCCACCGCCGAAAACCCCCCTCCGGTGCCACTACCCGTGACAACCTGAAGCCCCTTATCGTGTTCGAACTCGGAGTCTGTAGTCCACAAACTGTCCGACCTCGAATTATCATCGTTCGTGTCAAATGAATCAGTAGTTTTCACGGGGGCTAGTGTCTGTTTCTTGCACTGTTGCATCTTTGCCAAATTGTTCTTCTTGTTGTACAAGCGGCACAAGACGCACTCGTCTAACTGCATAGAGTTGAATGGAGGGGTAAGATTTAGCTATTAACTAAGACAAACACgacttgatgatgatgatgatttgaTAGCGAGTTAGTTAATCGTTATACTCTTAGATTGCCCTTCTTGTTGTTGGCCGATCGGTCCACATCAGCGAGGCGATACTCATGCATGATCCAATCAGTTTTGACCCCTTTTGGGGCCTTGCCATGGTAGTACACCAAGGCCTTCTTTATACCGAGGGGCCGGTGGCTCCCGGGAAGCGACACCGGTTTGTCGGCCCCGGTGGCCTTCCAGTAGCCCCTTCCGGCTGCCCGATTCGGCCGCGAACCGTTCTGATACTTGCGGTCTCTCGGAGTGAAGAAGTACCATTCTTTGCTCCCAAACCACGCCAATTCTGCACACAAATAAGCACACTGATCAGTTCAAAACACGTAAAGGCCAAATGGCCGATGGccacaaggtgtttgttgaaatgcgtgagtgAGAGTGAGACCTGGGAGATCCCAGGGGTCGAACTTGTAGAGATCGACCTCGGCGATGATGGATACCGGGAGGCGCTGGCCGGTGGCCTTGCGGACGAGGTAGTCGGCGACGAGCTCCTCGTCGGTGGGGTGGAAACGGAAGCCCGGTGGCAGGTTGAGCTCAGCCTCGGCGTCTCTCCTCGCGGCCATTAGCGTATGACCTATAAAGCTCTTTAGGCGATGGGTCGAGCAGGTGGTGGACGGAGGAGATGAGGCGGCGTTCGGGACGTGGAGAAGGGAGGTCGGGAAGGAGATTAGATATATAGGGAGGCGGAGtggggaggaggaggaagaggagggcgCACGGGCGTCCGGGGGCGGCGGCGAGGGATGGAGCGCGGAAGCTTCGTCGGGTAAGCGATGGTTTGACGGGAA
This window of the Zingiber officinale cultivar Zhangliang chromosome 3B, Zo_v1.1, whole genome shotgun sequence genome carries:
- the LOC122056594 gene encoding protein NEN4-like produces the protein MGEMIVFFDIETTAPASDGGRLWMLEFGAILVCPRKLREVDSFCTLIRPGDLSTVAPKRFSGITRDAVAAAPAFEEVADRIFGILNGRVWAGHNIQRFDCHRIKEAFADIGRPPPEPKGLIDSLAILTHGFGRRAGDLKMATLASYFGLGQQKHRSLDDVRMNLEVLKNCATVLLLESSLPQIYPNKSLGNQGMVTRSKANGRPLSCGMEAYRKSPPAATSLGSHRASPYEKDHKIGKVMERAKDALRKSASLKTLLKHSRTLLR
- the LOC122056595 gene encoding NAC domain-containing protein 68-like, with translation MAARRDAEAELNLPPGFRFHPTDEELVADYLVRKATGQRLPVSIIAEVDLYKFDPWDLPELAWFGSKEWYFFTPRDRKYQNGSRPNRAAGRGYWKATGADKPVSLPGSHRPLGIKKALVYYHGKAPKGVKTDWIMHEYRLADVDRSANNKKGNLRLDECVLCRLYNKKNNLAKMQQCKKQTLAPVKTTDSFDTNDDNSRSDSLWTTDSEFEHDKGLQVVTGSGTGGGFSAVEEVKEEDDWFMDLNLDDFQSNMAAIGFGPASVISISNQDYYNRSSISGSIWNRN